One Purpureocillium takamizusanense chromosome 1, complete sequence genomic window carries:
- the VAS1_1 gene encoding Valine--tRNA ligase (COG:J~EggNog:ENOG503NXM3): MATNSARGNPIGASEGLAESTSTPPSMPAETKQQLASAAQAGASGVHASGTDAGAAAGAAPKVKTEKELEKERKKAEKAAKLEAKKAKAAQLAANPAKEKKAKEKKEEDVVPEYVEDTPVGEKKRIRPFDDPNFKAYDPIAVESAWYDWWEKEGFFKPEFTADGKVKEAGSFVIVHPPPNVTGSLHMGHALGDSLQDVMVRWNRMNGKTTLWLPGCDHAGISTQSVVENMLWRRQQKTRHDLGREKFVETIWEWKEDYHKRINKALTRMGGSFDWSREAFTMDANLSAAVAETFVQLHEEGIIYRANRLVNWCTKLNTALSNLEVSNKELTGRTLLDVPGYDKKVEFGVIVHFKYPVEGSNETLEVATTRIETMLGDTGIAVHPKDERYKHLVGRTAIHPFIEGRKLPIVADDYVDMEFGTGAVKLTPAHDPNDFTLGQRHKLEFINILTDDGLMNENAGPYAGQKRFDVRYAIVDALKEKGLYVDKKDNPMKVPLCEKSKDVIEPIMKPQWWVRMKELAEPAIKVVRDGQIKIRPDTAERSYFRWLEDINDWCISRQLWWGHRCPVYFARIEGGSGDIPEDKLWFSGRTQDEAQKKAAAALPGKKFTLEQDEDVLDTWFSSGLWPFSTLGWPNKTHDLETLYPTSILETGWDILFFWIARMITLGLKMTGKIPFKEVYCHSLVRDSEGRKMSKSLGNVIDPLDVIAGIKLDDLHEKLSQGNLHPSEVQKATKYQKTAFPDGIPQCGADALRFTMINASTGGGDINLDVKVIHAYRKFCNKIFQATKYVLGSLPQDFTPSKDGAVRGKTLAERWILHKMNTAAKEINQALADREFSKSTILVYRYWYGELCDVYIENSKAIIRDGTEEERNSAIQTLYTTLEAALTLIHPFMPFITEEMWQRMPRRPGDNTKSIMLAKYTQYNPILDDPESETAYELVLGCTKAARSLMAEYSLKTDAEVIIQAYNQTSLQTCQNEVSSIKSLSGKAVKDIKVIGPDAPRPAGCVAYPVSTSAAIFLHVKGRVDMDAEIAKAQKKLDKAKATIQKQEKTLADPGYVDKVSAAVQEMDRQKLADAKQEEHSFQETIKQFQQLKLE; the protein is encoded by the exons atggcgaccaACAGTGCGCGCGGAAATCCAA TTGGGGCGAGCGAAGGCCTAGCTGAAAGCACGAGCAccccgccgtcgatgccagCCGAGacgaagcagcagctcgccagcGCAGCCCAGGCTGGCGCATCCGGCGTCCATGCCTCCGGTACTgatgccggtgctgctgctggtgccgcacCAAAGGTGAAGACAGAGAAAGAGT TGGAAAAGGAGCGCAAGAAGGCTGAAaaggccgccaagctcgaggccaagaaggcaaAGGCTGCCCAGTTGGCCGCAAACCCTGCCAAGGAGAAAAAGGCCAAAGAGAAGAAAGAGGAAGATGTTGTTCCGGAATATGTCGAGGATACCCCCGTtggcgagaagaagcgcatCCGACCGTTCGACGACCCCAACTTCAAGGCATACGATCCCATCGCTGTTGAATCAGCTTGGTACGACTGGTGGGAGAAGGAGGGTTTCTTCAAGCCCGAATTCACCGCTGatggcaaggtcaaggaggctGGTAGCTTCGTTATCGTCCACCCCCCGCCCAACGTTACCGGTTCTCTTCACATGGGCCACGCCCTGGGCGACTCACTACAAGATGTCATGGTTCGATGGAACCGCATGAACGGAAAGACGACCCTCTGGCTCCCTGGTTGTGATCACGCCGGCATTTCGACGCAAAGCGTCGTCGAAAACATGCTGTGGAGACGGCAGCAGAAGACCAGACACGACCTCGGCCGCGAGAAGTTCGTTGAGACCATTTGGGAGTGGAAGGAGGACTACCACAAGCGTATTAACAAGGCTTTGACGCGCATGGGTGGTTCCTTTGACTGGAGTCGGGAGG CCTTCACCATGGATGCCAATCTGtccgctgctgtcgccgagACATTCGTCCAGCTGCACGAGGAGGGCATCATCTACCGAGCAAACAGGCTCGTCAACTGGTGCACAAAACTCAACACCGCCCTGTCTAATCTCGAGGTTTCCAACAAGGAGCTCACAGGTCGCACGCTCCTGGACGTCCCTGGCTATGACAAGAAGGTCGAGTTTGGTGTCATCGTCCACTTCAAGTATCCCGTTGAGGGTTCCAACGAGACCCTGGAAGTCGCCACAACCCGTATCGAGACCATGCTCGGCGATACTGGTATTGCCGTCCATCCCAAGGACGAACGGTACAAGCACCTCGTCGGAAGGACCGCAATCCACCCCTTCATCGAGGGCCGCAAGCTCCCCATCGTTGCTGATGATTATGTTGACATGGAGTTTGGAACTGGTGCCGTAAAACTCACCCCAGCCCATGACCCTAACGATTTCACCCTTGGCCAAAGGCACAAGCTTGAATTCATCAACATCTTGACCGATGATGGTTTGATGAATGAGAACGCCGGTCCATACGCGGGTCAAAAGCGCTTCGATGTCAGGTACGCCATCGTGGACGCCCTCAAAGAGAAGGGCCTGTACGTCGACAAGAAAGACAACCCGATGAAGGTCCCTCTGTGCGAAAAGTCAAAGGACGTCATCGAGCCCATTATGAAGCCCCAATGGTGGGTTCGCATGAAGGAGCTGGCTGAGCCTGCGATCAAGGTTGTCCGAGACGGACAGATCAAAATTCGACCTGACACTGCTGAGAGAAGCTATTTCCGCTGGCTTGAGGACATCAACGATTGGTGCATCAGCAGACAGCTTTGGTGGGGGCATCGATGCCCGGTCTACTTCGCCAGGATCGAAGGAGGGTCCGGCGATATTCCGGAAGACAAGCTGTGGTTCTCCGGCCGCACACAAGACGAAGCTCAAAagaaggctgccgccgcgttgCCTGGAAAGAAGTTTACCCTCGAGCAGGACGAAGACGTCCTCGACA CTTGGTTCTCTTCTGGCCTGTGGCCTTTCAGCACGCTGGGATGGCCCAACAAGACGCACGATCTGGAGACCCTGTATCCCACATCTATCCTCGAGACTGGCTGGGACATCCTGTTCTTCTGGATTGCTCGCATGATCACCCTGGGCCTGAAGATGACTGGAAAGATCCCCTTCAAGGAGGTATACTGCCACAGTCTTGTCCGTGACTCCGAGGGCCGCAAAATGAGTAAGTCTCTAGGCAATGTCATCGACCCCTTGGACGTCATCGCGGGTATCAAGTTAGACGACCTGCACGAGAAGCTCTCTCAGGGCAACCTGCATCCCTCTGAAGTTCAAAAAGCGACCAAGTACCAGAAGACTGCATTCCCCGATGGTATTCCCCAATGCGGTGCTGATGCCTTGCGCTTCACCATGATCAATGCCAGCACCGGTGGCGGTGACATCAACTTAGATGTCAAGGTCATTCATGCCTATCGAAAGTTCTGCAACAAGATCTTCCAGGCGACGAAGTACGTCCTGGGCAGTCTGCCACAGGACTTCACCCCTTCAAAAGACGGTGCTGTGAGGGGCAAGACGCTGGCCGAGCGATGGATTCTGCACAAGATGAATACTGCCGCCAAGGAAATCAACCAGGCCCTGGCTGATCGCGAGTTCTCAAAATCCACAATTCTCGTCTACCGTTACTGGTACGGTGAGCTGTGTGACGTCTACATCGAGAACTCAAAGGCCATCATCAGAGAcggcaccgaggaggagcgcaacTCTGCCATCCAGACGCTCTACACCACCCTGGAGGCTGCCTTGACGCTCATCCACCCCTTCATGCCGTTTATCACGGAGGAGATGTGGCAGAGgatgcctcgtcgcccgggCGACAACACCAAGTCCATCATGCTCGCCAAGTATACTCAGTATAACCCCATCCTGGATGATCCTGAGTCGGAGACTGCATACGAGCTCGTCTTGGGCTGCACGAAGGCGGCTCGGTCACTCATGGCAGAGTATTCCCTCAAGACCGACGCTGAGG TCATCATCCAGGCGTACAACCAGACGTCGTTGCAGACGTGCCAGAATGAGGTCTCCTCAATCAAGTCCCTCAGCGGCAAAGCTGTCAAGGACATCAAGGTCATTGGACCTGATGCTCCACGCCCTGCAGGCTGTGTAGCCTACCCGGTCTCAACCAGCGCAGCCATCTTCCTCCATGTCAAGGGCCGCGTCGACATGGATGCGGAAATCGCCAAGGCAcagaagaagctcgacaaggcgaAGGCGACCATCCAGAAGCAGGAGAAGACCCTGGCCGATCCGGGCTACGTCGACAAGgtctcggcggccgtgcagGAGATGGACCGTCAGAAGCTGGCGGATGccaagcaggaggagcacaGCTTCCAGGAGACTATTAAGCAGTTTCAGCAACTGAAGCTTGAGTAG
- the BMH1 gene encoding 14-3-3 protein (EggNog:ENOG503NU75~COG:O) gives MGHEDAVYLAKLAEQAERYEEMVDNMKIVASEDRDLTVEERNLLSVAYKNVIGARRASWRIVTSIEQKEESKGNSSQVTLIKEYRQKIEAELAKICDDILDVLDKHLIPSAKSGESKVFYHKMKGDYHRYLAEFAIGDRRKDSADKSLEAYKAATEVAQTELPPTHPIRLGLALNFSVFYYEILNAPDQACHLAKQAFDDAIAELDTLSEESYKDSTLIMQLLRDNLTLWTSSEAETSATGGQADAPAKEETTAAAEPPAAAAEEPKATE, from the exons ATGGGTCACGAAGATGCTGTCTACCTGGCTaagctcgccgagcaggccgagcGATATGAGG AGATGGTCGACAACATGAAGATTGTCGCCAGCGAGGACCGCGACCtcaccgtcgaggagcgcaacCTCCTCTCCGTCGCCTACAAGAACGTCATTGGCGCTCGCCGTGCCTCTTGGAGAATAGTCACTTCTATCGAGCAGAAGGAGGAGTCTAAGGGCAACTCTTCGCAGGTCACTCTCATCAAGGAGTACCGCCAGAagatcgaggccgagctcgccaAGATCTGCGATGacatcctcgacgtcctcgacaagcACCTGATTCCCTCGGCCAAGTCCGGCGAGTCCAAGGTCTTCTACCACAAGAT GAAGGGTGACTACCACCGCTACCTCGCTGAGTTCGCCATTGGCGACCGTCGCAAGGACTCCGCCGACAAATCTCTTGAGGCCTAcaaggccgccaccgaggtTGCCCAGACTGAGCTTCCTCCTACCCACCCCATTCGTCTGGGTCTCGCCCTGAACTTCTCCGTCTTCTACTACGAGATCCTCAACGCCCCTGACCAGGCTTGCCACCTGGCTAAGCAGGCCTTCGATGACGCCATCGCTG AGCTCGACACCCTCAGCGAGGAGAGCTACAAGGACTCCACGCTTATCATGCAGCTGCTCCGCGACAACCTG ACCCTGTGGACCTcgtccgaggccgagacCTCCGCTACTGGTGGCCAGGCCGATGCGCCCGCCAAAGAAGAGACCacggccgctgccgagccgcctgctgctgctgccgaggaGCCCAAGGCTACCGAGTAA
- the MRPL25 gene encoding 54S ribosomal protein L25, mitochondrial (COG:J~EggNog:ENOG503P3JN), whose amino-acid sequence MASSSHFVQLAKTLPTPLQRFFARWPPAAILPEGAAAKPTPYQELRPNPFRFYKHSVTGKWQDPAYSQRRQAELVQMAREHGVEDLLPETTKGTEYRLAYRVEHGLRVKGTGVGQKVKGRIHERHMISRMEERRKAMLAMPNLIKSWKRIGKRNWTKFPK is encoded by the exons atggcttcgtcgtcgcatTTTGTGcagctggccaagacgcTGCCAACTCCGTTGCAGCGCTTCTTCGCGCGCTGGCCACCAGCCGCGATTCTTCCCgaaggcgctgccgccaagcCAACCCCCTACCAAGAGCTACGGCCGAATCCCTTCCGCTTCTACAAGCATTCTGTGACAGGGAAGTGGCAAGACCCGGCGTAttcgcagcgccggcaggccgagctggtcCAGATGGCACGCGAGCACGGCGTTGAGGACCTCCTACCTGAGACGACCAAGGGCACGGAATACCGCCTGGCATACCGCGTGGAGCACGGTCTGAGGGTGAAGGGAACGGGTGTCGGACAGAAGGTCAAGGGACGCATCCACGAGAGACACATGATTTCAAG GATGGAGGAGCGGAGGAAAGCTATGTTGGCGATGCCCAATCTCATCAAGTCCTGGAAGAGA ATTGGCAAGAGGAACTGGACCAAGTTCCCGAAATAA
- the PRP28 gene encoding RNA helicase (BUSCO:EOG09261JWS~COG:A~EggNog:ENOG503NW7E): protein MPIDLDEILKEKRAAEAAAARPRFIPKAERERLAAEKQKKEESDKKRKAAEEERKRHDEEKKWESRSNGVSSTNGTLKASPSAVPTGPRSMNQPNGRDREPKGGAKKASKALGDKRSAEDIEAALLRSRYLGPEVNQQSNFSAKKKRMRTTEKKFNFDWDADDDTSRDNDPLYTQQSANRGFSFAGVGGEFDEDAERRARKRARMIEERDLEHGRERAKGIMEDFYRARDKARARAERTGLGRHWSEKRVEEMRERDWRIFKEDFGISTKGGSIPNPMRNWEESGLPPRLLDIVDRVGYKEPTPIQRAAIPIAMQARDLIGVAVTGSGKTAAFLLPLLVYISDLPPLTEVNKNDGPYALILAPTRELVQQIETEAMKFATPLGFRCVSIVGGHSLEEQAFSLRNGAEIVVATPGRLVDCIERRLLVLSQCCYVIMDEADRMIDLGFEESVNKILDALPVSNEKPDTDDAENAQMMKRHLGGRDKYRQTMMYTATMPPLVERIAKKYLRRPAIATIGNAGEAVDTVEQRVELVSGEDRRKRRLQEILTSKQFAPPIIVFVNIKRNCDAVARDIKSMGYSAVTLHGSKTQEQREAALGSVRSGQTQVLVATDLAGRGIDVPDVSLVINFNMATSIESYTHRIGRTGRAGKSGVAITFLGNEDADVMYDLKQMLSKSSISKVPEELRRHEAAQSKPVRGGASKKDTAAAERGSDGAGKGGWQQ from the coding sequence ATGCCCATCGATCTCGACGAGATCCTGAAAGAGAAGAGAGCTgccgaggcagcagcagcgaggcctCGTTTCATTCCGAAGGCGGAACGCGAGCGACTCGCTGCGGAAAAGCAGAAGAAAGAGGAGAGCGACAAGAAGCGCaaagccgccgaggaggagcggaaGAGACACGATGAAGAAAAGAAGTGGGAGTCTCGCTCAAATGGCGTTTCGTCGACAAATGGGACGCTCAAGGCGTCTCCTTCAGCAGTACCGACAGGGCCACGCTCCATGAACCAACCGAACGGCCGCGACCGGGAACCCAAGGGCGGCGCAAAGAAAGCAAGCAAAGCGCTCGGCGACAAGCGCTCGGCCGAGGATATAgaggctgcgctgctgcggtcGCGATACTTGGGGCCCGAAGTAAACCAACAGTCTAACTTctcggccaagaagaagcgaaTGCGCACGACGGAGAAGAAGTTCAACTTTGACtgggacgcggacgacgatACATCAAGGGACAACGACCCTCTGTACACGCAACAGAGTGCGAACCGCGGCTTCTCGTTTGCCGGTGTTGGTGGCGAGTTTGACGAGGATGcagagcggcgcgcgcgcaagcgAGCACGCATGATCGAGGAGAGAGACCTGGAACACGGTAGGGAGCGAGCAAAGGGAATCATGGAAGACTTCTACCGAGCCCGAGAcaaggcgagggcgagggcagaAAGAACGGGCCTGGGCCGTCACTGGTCCGAGAAGCGAGTCGAAGAGATGCGCGAGCGCGACTGGAGGATCTTCAAGGAAGACTTTGGCATCTCCACAAAGGGCGGCAGCATTCCGAATCCCATGCGCAACTGGGAAGAATCGGGCCTGCCCCCGAGACTTCTCGACATCGTGGACCGCGTTGGCTACAAGGAACCGACGCCCATCCAGCGAGCAGCAATTCCCATCGCCATGCAGGCCCGCGATTTGATCGGTGTCGCCGTCACTGGTTCCGGGAAAACGGCCGCGTTCCTGCTCCCGCTTCTCGTTTACATCTCCGACTTGCCGCCGTTGACCGAGGTTAACAAGAACGACGGTCCCTATGCACTTATTCTCGCACCGACACGAGAGCTGGTCCAGCAGATTGAGACAGAGGCGATGAAATTCGCCACCCCGCTGGGCTTTCGCTGCGTGAGCATCGTCGGTGGCCACTCCCTGGAGGAGCAAGCGTTTTCCCTACGAAACGGCGCAGagatcgtcgtcgccactcCCGGCCGTCTGGTGGACTGCAtcgagcgccgcctgctcgtGCTCTCGCAGTGCTGCTACGTCATCATGGACGAAGCAGATCGCATGATAGATCTCGGCTTCGAGGAGTCTGTCAACAAAATCCTGGATGCCCTTCCAGTCAGCAACGAGAAGCCGGACACGGACGACGCCGAAAACGCGCAAATGATGAAGCGCCACCTGGGTGGCCGCGACAAGTACCGCCAGACCATGATGTACACGGCCACtatgccgccgctcgtcgagcgcatcgccaagAAGTACCTCCGTCGCCCAGCGATTGCCACCATCGGAaacgccggcgaggctgtcgacACAGTCGAGCAGCGCGTGGAACTCGTGTCGGGCGAGGACCGCCGCAagcgccgcctgcaggaAATTTTGACCTCGAAGCAGTTCGCTccgcccatcatcgtcttcgtcaatATCAAGCGCAActgcgacgccgtcgcccgcgacatCAAGTCCATGGGTTACTCCGCCGTCACCCTCCACGGCTCCAAGACGCAGGAGCAGCGagaggccgccctcgggtCCGTCCGGTCTGGGCAGAcgcaggtcctcgtcgccacagATCTTGCTGGGCGTGGTATCGACGTCCCCGACGTTTCTCTCGTCATCAACTTCAACATGGCCACCAGCATCGAGAGCTACACCCACCGCATCGGTCGTACCGGTCGTGCTGGCAAGAGTGGTGTGGCCATCACCTTCCTGGGCAACGAGGATGCCGATGTCATGTACGACCTGAAGCAGATGCTCAGCAAGAGCTCTATCTCGAAGGTACCCGAGGAGCTACGGCGACACGAGGCTGCGCAGTCCAAGCCCGtgcggggcggcgcctccaaaaaggacacggcggcggcggaaagGGGAAGCGATGGTGCTGGGAAAGGAGGCTGGCAACAATAG